One Mycoplasmopsis caviae DNA segment encodes these proteins:
- a CDS encoding Mbov_0392 family ICE element protein has translation MKIFKDEKLIKEKLEYYKSKVDLKTLEKIANLSANNKIRENYVNKVTNIFKYLDDLGNNKGDFDRSKIEIDLTNVAIDVIELTYIGVIEHLPTIKPEDIDGIETFVTNLPKLGNYKEDDKALKKILSSMEAIDVMNDAGIYEKGYFYEVVDEDLKENGLQSQFKYILTDIMTKPFNTEYIQVNDIHNEIKEMKPKEFINFFNDYDLYDFFSQNEKLDMKQVGNEEDEEESLVSSVEFSETSSQRM, from the coding sequence ATGAAAATATTTAAAGACGAAAAATTAATAAAAGAAAAATTAGAATACTACAAAAGTAAAGTGGATTTAAAAACACTTGAAAAAATCGCTAATCTTAGTGCTAATAATAAAATTAGAGAAAATTATGTTAATAAGGTAACCAATATCTTCAAATACCTTGATGATTTGGGCAATAATAAGGGGGACTTTGATAGATCAAAAATTGAAATTGATTTAACTAATGTTGCTATTGATGTTATTGAATTGACCTATATAGGCGTTATTGAACATCTTCCAACTATAAAACCAGAAGACATTGATGGCATTGAAACATTTGTAACTAACTTGCCCAAACTTGGTAATTATAAAGAAGATGATAAGGCGTTGAAGAAAATTCTATCTTCAATGGAAGCAATAGATGTTATGAATGATGCCGGTATTTATGAAAAAGGATATTTTTATGAAGTAGTTGATGAAGACTTAAAGGAAAATGGATTACAAAGCCAATTTAAATATATTTTAACTGATATTATGACGAAACCTTTCAACACTGAGTATATTCAAGTTAACGATATTCATAATGAAATTAAGGAAATGAAACCAAAAGAATTTATTAATTTCTTTAATGATTATGACTTGTATGATTTCTTTAGTCAAAATGAAAAATTAGATATGAAACAAGTTGGAAATGAAGAAGATGAAGAAGAATCATTAGTTTCATCTGTTGAATTTAGTGAAACATCATCACAAAGGATGTAA